A window of the Dunckerocampus dactyliophorus isolate RoL2022-P2 chromosome 21, RoL_Ddac_1.1, whole genome shotgun sequence genome harbors these coding sequences:
- the si:ch211-161h7.8 gene encoding thiosulfate:glutathione sulfurtransferase isoform X3 produces MLSKRDLQLFDVRNPDEFKAGHIPHAVNMPLGSLEESLKMSPESFQQRFQVRAPGKKDDNIVFHCFSGRRSAKALDIARKMGFSRAKHYKGGYSEWAEKERKQL; encoded by the exons ATGCTGTCCAAGCGTGACCTTCAACTGTTTGATGTGAGAAATCCTGATGAATTCAAGGCCGGCCACATCCCGCATGCGGTCAACATGCCGT TGGGCAGTCTGGAAGAGTCTCTGAAGATGTCCCCAGAGAGCTTTCAGCAGAGATTTCAAGTGAGGGCGCCTGGAAAAAAGGACGACAACATCGTGTTTCACTGCTTCAGTGGGAGGAGGAGCGCCAAAGCGCTGGACATCGCCCGCAAGATGGGCTTTAGCAG GGCCAAACATTATAAAGGAGGCTACAGCGAGTGGGCggagaaagagagaaaacagTTGTGA
- the si:ch211-161h7.8 gene encoding thiosulfate:glutathione sulfurtransferase isoform X2 — MGGNESTHAEEEVTSSQLRSMLSKRDLQLFDVRNPDEFKAGHIPHAVNMPLGSLEESLKMSPESFQQRFQVRAPGKKDDNIVFHCFSGRRSAKALDIARKMGFSRAKHYKGGYSEWAEKERKQL, encoded by the exons atgggaggaaacgaGAGTACCCACGCAG AGGAAGAGGTCACATCCTCCCAGTTGAGGAGCATGCTGTCCAAGCGTGACCTTCAACTGTTTGATGTGAGAAATCCTGATGAATTCAAGGCCGGCCACATCCCGCATGCGGTCAACATGCCGT TGGGCAGTCTGGAAGAGTCTCTGAAGATGTCCCCAGAGAGCTTTCAGCAGAGATTTCAAGTGAGGGCGCCTGGAAAAAAGGACGACAACATCGTGTTTCACTGCTTCAGTGGGAGGAGGAGCGCCAAAGCGCTGGACATCGCCCGCAAGATGGGCTTTAGCAG GGCCAAACATTATAAAGGAGGCTACAGCGAGTGGGCggagaaagagagaaaacagTTGTGA
- the si:ch211-161h7.8 gene encoding thiosulfate:glutathione sulfurtransferase isoform X1, producing the protein MNYVLLRRLLPSVAKHQQSYWSGFRSFAILTDDVQPAECVGEEEVTSSQLRSMLSKRDLQLFDVRNPDEFKAGHIPHAVNMPLGSLEESLKMSPESFQQRFQVRAPGKKDDNIVFHCFSGRRSAKALDIARKMGFSRAKHYKGGYSEWAEKERKQL; encoded by the exons ATGAATTATGTGCTTTTGAGAAGACTTTTGCCCAGTGTGGCAAAGCACCAACAGTCGTACTGGAGTGGTTTTCGTTCTTTCGCAATCTTGACGGATGACGTCCAACCTGCGGAGTGCGTTGGCG AGGAAGAGGTCACATCCTCCCAGTTGAGGAGCATGCTGTCCAAGCGTGACCTTCAACTGTTTGATGTGAGAAATCCTGATGAATTCAAGGCCGGCCACATCCCGCATGCGGTCAACATGCCGT TGGGCAGTCTGGAAGAGTCTCTGAAGATGTCCCCAGAGAGCTTTCAGCAGAGATTTCAAGTGAGGGCGCCTGGAAAAAAGGACGACAACATCGTGTTTCACTGCTTCAGTGGGAGGAGGAGCGCCAAAGCGCTGGACATCGCCCGCAAGATGGGCTTTAGCAG GGCCAAACATTATAAAGGAGGCTACAGCGAGTGGGCggagaaagagagaaaacagTTGTGA